CGCAAAATCGTGCCTGTGCAAAACTTCACTGTCAACGCTACCACAACTGGAGCAAGATGCGCGAGGTGTATTAGTTCCCGACTTGCTTTTTCTTTTCGAGAATAATCTATCAAACACGAAATCCGCCCTCCTAAGCTTGAACAATTACGATAAAAAAACGGCCTCGTTAAGGCACGTGAATACACGCCCAAACGAAGCCGCAATCGTTATTGTATCAAAGAGAAAAAGAACTTTTAAGAATTGAAGAAATTGTTGCTTGTTGCTTGTTGCTTGTTGCTTGTTGCTTGTTGCTTGTTGCTTGTTGCTTGTTGCTTGTTGCTTGTTTATTATATCCGATTTTACGTGAAAAACAAGCGTTGAAATCATGATTTTCTCTCCTAGATTAACCCAACCAAAACCTTGGCTCAAAATTTAGAATTCTAATTTTCTCCACCAATACATTTTATATTTTATACCACATTTTACATCAGAGAGCAAATAATACACGGTCACGTCATCTTGTTCTCCGAGATCAGGCCAATGAGCTGGATGAGGTGATGAGATAGCGTGGCAGTCATCATCAGGCCACGCGGAAGTTGCTCCTTGGCCTTACCCGCAACGGAGGAGAGGGTAGAACAGCGCCTGGAAATCCTTCAGGCTGTGGAAGGAAAAGTGGAAGGGAAAAATGTACAAAACCTCATTCAGGCCCTGGCGAAACATATTGATTTCAACAACACGGTCTACGCCTGTCGCGCGGGATATTAGGTCCTCGGCTCTTCTTTGTTCTAAAATTTTCTTCCCGTTGACTTGTTTTAATCTTCATTATAGTATATGAGTATAAAATGATTTTTTGACGTTTGCTATAATACTACATGCGAAAACAATGAAAACAATTGAACGACCTGATATCGACTCGAAATCACGCGAAAGTGGGTGGTATATTGAAGTACGGTATCCCTTACGGGCGTTCCCAGCTTTTTTTCGAAGTCCCTCAAGAATCTATCGCTTTTAATGGCGAAATGACCCGATTGCCAGCTCTTGCTGATTTTGAGCGAGCTCTGCGGTACGCTCTGGACCACCCGATCGAAACACCCGCGCTCAAGGAACTGGTGCGTGACAAAGAAAACATCCTCTTTTTAGTCGAGGATGCCACGCGTAATACTCCTCTCAATAAAATTATTCCTATCGTCACGGGTTACCTCAATCGGAACGGAGTCCCCGACGACGCCATAAGCTTTTTGACGGCTCCCGGAACGCATCGCGTCATGACCGAGTGGGAAATCAAAGAAAAACTCGGCGTGGAAACGGTACGCCGCTTTAAAATATATCAGCACAACGCCTCCGTCTCAGAGGACATCGCAGATCTAGGAGCGGTGAAGTTGCGTTCGCAGATACCCGTTCGCATTCCCGTACATGTCAACCGCCGTGCCCTCTCTGCGGATCTGCTGATCGGGCTGGGCAGCATCGTGCCGCACAGCGATGCCGGCTTTTCGGGGGGAGCCAAAATCCTCCAGCCCGGCGTCTGCGACTTTGTAACGACCTCCGCGACTCACGCCGCGGCCGCTTTGTGCCCCGACATTCCTCTGGGTATGGTGGAGGGAAACCCCTGCCGGGAGGGAATTGAGGCTGTCGCCCGGAAGATCGGTCTTTCCTTCATCCTGAACGTCGTCCAAAATTACGAGGGTGAATCTGCCGGTGTCTTCGCGGGAGATTTTATAAAGGCTCATCGCGCCGGCGTCGCCTTATCCCGGTTGTCTTTCAGCGTGGACGTTCCTCGACTCGCGGATATCGTCATCGTTAGCTCCTCTCCCGCCGATATGGATTACTGGCAGGCAAACAAGGCCTTGAGCTGCGCGTATTTTACCGTCAAGAAAGGCGGGACGATCATCTTTGCCGCTCCCTGCCATGAAGGTCTAGCGCACAATCATCCCCGTTTTCGCGAATGGTTGGCGCTCCCTCTTTCCGAGGTCTTGAAGCGGCTGCGCTCCACCAGTCCGGAAGACACCGAGGCCGACGTGGTTTCCGCCGTCTTGGCGGTCTGCAACTGCCGCGTTCGAGATAAGGCGCACATTTTCTTCGTGGGGGAAGGATTGACGAACGAAGATCTTAGGGCGCTGAAATACAAGCGCATCGCGACCGTTCAGCAAGCTCTCGACGAGGCATTACGGGAAAAGCCGGATGCCCTTGTTGGAATTTTGCCCAAAGGTGGGATTTCTCTGCCAAGAGTTCGCGATGCGACATGAAAAAATTCTAAAAATCTAGAGTTTGAGTCAGAGAGGGTCATCGTATAGCATAGAGATAAATAATTTATTTATACTTAATTTATTATATATTAATTTATATCAAACTCCTTTTCTCATTGATATTACGATAGTAGCTTGTTATGTTCCTTTCGCGCTTTGAAAACTGAATATAAGAGGTTGTTCGGGGAAGTTCCGAACGTAAAATATTCAACGAAAACATCGATATTGAAACCGAAAACCAAAGTTGTATCGATAATCAATTTTTTAAAAAGCGTTTATCCGTTGGGTAAACTTTGCAAGATTCAGCTTTTCCTTAGATCATATGGTCTTCGGAATACTATGTGAAATGTATCTGCTAGCTATAAGTAGATATTAATATATTCAAAAAATCGGAAATGTGCCTTGCGCCTGACAAAACTCTACGAGATGACCCCGGAAGAGCGCGAACTCGGCATCGGCAAGTGAAGATTTGCAGTGAAGATTTGTAGTGAAGATTTGCGAGAATAACTTATTGATATTATCTATTTAATATGGTAACGTAACAAATATGAGCATCCGGTTGATTGGGAATATCCATCTAAAAAATTACGACGGCAAAAGAGGTGAAGCGCTAAGGAACAGATTTGGGAAAGCGACGCAAAAACAGCGATGTTATGAGTGCCGGCGGCTTAGGGTTTATTGTATGTGGTAGCGATATTTTGGACAGTGACATTCGAGGAGATAAGATAATGAATCGACAGAAGTTTTCTGTATTGTGCGCGATGTGCGTCATGCTTTGTATTACGGCGTTTCCGGCTGGGGCTGCGGTCGAGTACACGATCAAAGTGGGCTCCATCGTATCGGACTCTCACCCAGACATGGTGATCATGAGGAGTACCTTTATTCCCTACGTCGAGAGCAAATCTGAGGGCCGGATCAAAGTCGAACTTTATCCGAATGGACAACTCGGCGGAGATCGTGAGCTTACCGAATCGGTACAGATGGGCATGCTCCAAGTCGCGCTTCCTGCCACTTCGGTGCTGGCAGGTTTTGATAAGCGATTCCAGGTGTTGGATCTCCCGTTTCTTTTCACGACCCGTGAGGCCGCTTTTGAGGCTCTGGATGGAGAGCTGGGGGCAAAGCTGAATTCTCTCCTGCCCGACAAGGGCTTCGGTTGTCTCGGATACATCGAAAACGGGTTCCGGCACATCACCAACAGCAGAAAGCCCATTACACAGCCGGATGACCTGAATGGCCTGAAGCTACGCACCATGGAAAATGCCATGCACATCGCGTTTTTCAAGCGTCTTGGAGCCAATCCTACACCGATGAGTTTCGGCGAGCTTTATACGGCTCTCCAGCAGGGGACAGTAGACGGGCAAGAAAACCCCTTTACTTTAATTTACGAATCGAAGTTCTATGAAGTGCAAAAGTATGTCTCGACGACGGGGCACGTTTTTTCCGTTGTTATGTTGCTTTCCAACAAAAAATTCATGGATTCCCTACCGGAAGATCTGCGGAAGATCGTCGTCGACGCCGCTGCCGACTTCGTGAAGGAGCACCGCCGGGTCATGCCTCTCTCAGAAGATGCTAATATGGCGTTTCTAACAGAAAGTGGTATGGCGCTCAACGAGTTGACCCCCGAACAGAAAAAGCCCTTCGTGGAGGCCACCGTTTCGGTTTATCAGGAGTTCGAGACCGACTTGACCAAAGAAATCATGGATCTCGCCAAAAAAGCGCAAAAGTAATCGAAGGCTGTTTGTTGAGGTTTCAGGGGATAGTGAGAACTGCGAAGGTAACCAAACGAGTTCTGTCCCCTGCAAAGTTTTTATTTTGCGGAGGCTCTCGGAATGACGCTCAAGAAATTTCTGGATAACTTTGAAGAGTATTTTGTGGTTTGGACGATGGCGTTGATGACGATTGTCGTCTTTTGCCAAGTCGTCATGCGGTACGTCTTCAGCAACTCCCTTTCCTGGAGCGATGAATTCGCGAGGTTCATCTTCCTGTGGCTTTCGTGGGTGGGTGCCAGCTATGCTGTGAAAGAGCGCGGCCATTTCCGGGTCGAGATGTTCGCCAACCTCCTGAAGGGGCGGTACAGGACAAGATTCGAGTTGCTGATTCTGGTGATCTGGTTTGGTTTTTCTGTCACCATGGTCTGGCTTGGGACGCGGCTTATATTCTTTCTCATAGAAACGGGTCAAATTTCGGCCGCCATGCAAATCCCCATGTCGTGGGTTTACGCGTCGGTTCCTGCGGGGTGTGCCTTAATGGCTATTCGGCTGGTTGTGGAAATGATCAAAATCCTGAGAAACCCGGACGACGTTCCTGAAGAAGCCTCGGCGAATAGGGGAACTTTGTGATGGAAGCCATTCTTCTGTTCTCGACGCTTATCGTCCTCATCGCTCTCAGTGTTCCGATCGGTATCACTCTGGGGCTTTCCACACTGATTTGTATTGCCTTTACGTCGGACATTCCTCTCATGATGCTCGCGCAAAAGTCCGTGACGGGGCTTGACTCTTTTCCTCTGCTGGCCATCCCATTCTTTATTCTGGCCGGGGCGCTGATGTGCAATGGCGGTATCTCGCGGCGCCTCGTCAATTTGGCGGAAAGCTTGGTTGGGTTCATCACCGGCGGGCTTGCCATGGTCACGGTACTCGCCTGTATGTTTTTTGCCGCTATTTCCGGTTCTGGACCTGCCACGGTCTCGGCTATCGGGTCGTTTATGATTCCCTCAATGAAAGATCGTAAATACCACGGAGACTTCGCGGCAGCGATCACGGCGGCGGCTGGAACCATTGGCGTCATCATCCCGCCGAGTATTCCCTTCGTGATCTATTGTATCGTTGCCCAGACCTCCATTGGAGACCTGTTTATCGCGGGCATCGTCCCCGGCATCATCATCGGCATAGCCTTAATGCTCGTCTGCTATTTGACGGCCAAAAAACGCCGCTACCTCAGTTCCACCGAGCCACCCACCTTCAGAGCGGTTCTCAAGGCCCTGCGAGAGGCCATATGGGCGCTTATCATTCCGATTATTATTCTGGGCGGTATTTATGGCGGTGTGTTCACTCCGACGGAGGCCGCCGTCGTCGCGGTTGTGTACTCTATTCTCATCGGAAAATTCGTTTACAAGGAACTGGACTTCAAGACCCTGTACGAGTGCCTACGCACGACCGGACTCATCAACGGAGCGACGGAGTTCATGATCGGGCTATCCATGGCTTTTGCCAGCTACTTGACCATGGC
The Synergistaceae bacterium genome window above contains:
- the larA gene encoding nickel-dependent lactate racemase codes for the protein MGGILKYGIPYGRSQLFFEVPQESIAFNGEMTRLPALADFERALRYALDHPIETPALKELVRDKENILFLVEDATRNTPLNKIIPIVTGYLNRNGVPDDAISFLTAPGTHRVMTEWEIKEKLGVETVRRFKIYQHNASVSEDIADLGAVKLRSQIPVRIPVHVNRRALSADLLIGLGSIVPHSDAGFSGGAKILQPGVCDFVTTSATHAAAALCPDIPLGMVEGNPCREGIEAVARKIGLSFILNVVQNYEGESAGVFAGDFIKAHRAGVALSRLSFSVDVPRLADIVIVSSSPADMDYWQANKALSCAYFTVKKGGTIIFAAPCHEGLAHNHPRFREWLALPLSEVLKRLRSTSPEDTEADVVSAVLAVCNCRVRDKAHIFFVGEGLTNEDLRALKYKRIATVQQALDEALREKPDALVGILPKGGISLPRVRDAT
- a CDS encoding DctP family TRAP transporter solute-binding subunit, whose protein sequence is MNRQKFSVLCAMCVMLCITAFPAGAAVEYTIKVGSIVSDSHPDMVIMRSTFIPYVESKSEGRIKVELYPNGQLGGDRELTESVQMGMLQVALPATSVLAGFDKRFQVLDLPFLFTTREAAFEALDGELGAKLNSLLPDKGFGCLGYIENGFRHITNSRKPITQPDDLNGLKLRTMENAMHIAFFKRLGANPTPMSFGELYTALQQGTVDGQENPFTLIYESKFYEVQKYVSTTGHVFSVVMLLSNKKFMDSLPEDLRKIVVDAAADFVKEHRRVMPLSEDANMAFLTESGMALNELTPEQKKPFVEATVSVYQEFETDLTKEIMDLAKKAQK
- a CDS encoding TRAP transporter small permease, whose product is MTLKKFLDNFEEYFVVWTMALMTIVVFCQVVMRYVFSNSLSWSDEFARFIFLWLSWVGASYAVKERGHFRVEMFANLLKGRYRTRFELLILVIWFGFSVTMVWLGTRLIFFLIETGQISAAMQIPMSWVYASVPAGCALMAIRLVVEMIKILRNPDDVPEEASANRGTL
- a CDS encoding TRAP transporter large permease — protein: MEAILLFSTLIVLIALSVPIGITLGLSTLICIAFTSDIPLMMLAQKSVTGLDSFPLLAIPFFILAGALMCNGGISRRLVNLAESLVGFITGGLAMVTVLACMFFAAISGSGPATVSAIGSFMIPSMKDRKYHGDFAAAITAAAGTIGVIIPPSIPFVIYCIVAQTSIGDLFIAGIVPGIIIGIALMLVCYLTAKKRRYLSSTEPPTFRAVLKALREAIWALIIPIIILGGIYGGVFTPTEAAVVAVVYSILIGKFVYKELDFKTLYECLRTTGLINGATEFMIGLSMAFASYLTMAQIPAHIGTWLREFSSNPVIILMFINVFLLILGCFVDNIAAVIILTPILLPVVKSIGVDPIHFGLIITVNLACGFISPPYGINLFVASAISGESIEKISVAIIPSFIAMIACLLLFTYFPSFSLGLLHLLR